The window CCGCAAGGAGTCACAAAAACCGCTGAACCAACAACGCCCGCTTATCCAGTGTGAATACTCCCACGCCATGGGGAACTCCTCGGGAAACCTCACCGACTACTGGGACGACATCCGCAAGGAAAGACTTCTGCAAGGTGGCTGTATCTGGGACTGGGTGGACCAGGGCCTGCTCACCAAGAAACACAAAAGGGACATCTGTGGCCCCGGCACCCAGCTCATGGGTGTCCTTCACGCAATACAAGGCCTGCCCGCTGGAGGGGTCATTATCACTGACCGACCTGATCTCAGTCCGTCAGACAGCTTGACTCTTGAAGCCTACGTCCGTGGCAACAAAGCCGCACCCACCGGTTCTGAAAACAACAACCGCAACGAGTCCGACGGCTACCCGATCCTGACCAAGGGAGATACCTGCTACTCACTCAAGGTTGATAACAGCGGGCGGAATATCGAGTTTTTTGTCTACACCACCACTTGGAAAAGCATCAAAGCACCACTACCTAACAACTGGCAGTCCAGGTTCCAGCACATCGTTGGCAGCTACGATGGCAAGCAACTCAAACTCTACATCAATGGCAAACTCGCCAAAGCGAAACCAGCCACCGGCAAGGTCAGTGGCAATAACTTCGATCTCGGCATCGGCCTCAATGCCGAAAAACTTTCACGCCGATTCGACGGCTCGATCGCGGCTGTCCGCCTATTCAACCGCGCCCTCAACCCGGGCCAGCTTGATCAAGCCAAGGCCGTGGTCGATCTCGACTTCCGCAAACTTGCCAGGGAACCGAAAACCGAAACCTTCTGGGCTTACGGTGGCGACTTTGGTGACCAGCCTAACCAACGTTCATTCTGCCTCAATGGCCTCGTTCGCCCCGACCGCACATTCGGCCCGCAGTGCCCGGAAGTGCATTATGTTTATCAATCCATTCATGTCAAAGCCATCGACCTCACCGGCGACGGGCTTCAGTTCAAGCTCTCTAACGAATACAACTTCATCAACCTCAGCAACGTCAATGGTGAAGTGGTCATCACCAAAGATGGAAAACAAATCAGTCAATCCGCACTTCCCATACTCAAGGTTGAGGCAGGGCAAAGTGTCGATCTGCTCCTGCCCCGCCCCAAAGGGCTTGAAGCCGGCCATGACTACCACATTACCTTCAACTTCCATCTGAAAAATGACACCCCATGGGCCGCCGCTGGCCATCGCCTCGCCACCGACCAGTTCCTCATCCCCGGCCAGACATGGGCTGTCAAGCCTGCCCCCCAGGGTAAAATCACCCTGAAGAACAATCAGGTTTCCCACGGAAAATACCATCTCACCTTCAACGGGAAAAATGGCAGCCTGAACTCGCTCATGTTCGACGGCAAAGAACAACTCAGCTCCCCGCTTGAACTCAATTTCTGGCGCGTCCCGATCAACAACGACGAAGGGGCCAAGCTCCACCGCAAGTGGTCGCCATGGCGTAACCTGGCCGATAAAGCCAGGGTGACCGCTTCTCGGACCGACGGGAACAAGGTCATCTTCGAACTGTCTCTACCCGGTAACAGCAAGGCCACTCTAACATACACCATCCATGACAGCATCGACATCGACCTCCAGCTCAGTTTGAAAAAGGCGGAGTCCGCCGAGTTCCTGCCGCGTATCGGTATGAGCACCAGCATCCCTGCCACCCAGGACAGATGGACATGGTTCGGCCGGGGACCACATGAAAACTATATCGACCGCCAACGCTCCGCACACGTCGGCCTCTATTCGGGCAAAGTGAAAGACCTCTTCAACCTCTACCTCGATCCACAGGACGCCTCGAACCGCTGTGACATCCGCTGGTCGTCCTTTGTCGCAGAGAATGGCAACGGCCTCAAGATCGAAACACTCGGCAATCACCAGCTCGAGGTTTCGGCCTACCCATACTCGGAAAAAGACCTCGAGCTCGCACGCCATCCCATCGACCTGAGCCCGCAAAAAAATATCGCCATTCACATCGATTACGGCCAGACTGGCGTCGGTGGAACAACGTCGTGGGGGCAACTTCCCCTGGCCAAATACCGTCTCTTTTCACGAGGCAATTACCACTACGCATTCCGCCTCACGCCGATCGTACACTGAGGCTTCCCTCCACATCATTTCCTCCTAATCAATACCTGCTCACTCAACCTCATACCATGGATCTGACACACCTGACAAACGAAGCTAAATCCGGTCTCAAAAATACCTTCAACCAGGACGCCACCGTCATTGCCGCCGCCCCGGGGCGCGTCAATCTCATCGGTGAACACATCGACTACTGCGATGGTTTTGTGCTCCCCTTCGCACTGGCGCAGAACATCATCATCGCGGCTGCCCCCAATGGCACCTCCAAGGCCAGGCTGGCATCGTCTTTGGGCGGCGACATCGTGGAGGTCGATGTCTCTGCTGACATCCTTGAGGCCGAACCCAAATGGGCCAACTACCCACGTGGTGTCATGCAGTATTTCCGCGAGGAAAGCGGCTGCACGCTCATTGGCTTTGACGCATTCATCACATCCAACGTGCCGTCAGGGGGCGGGCTGTCATCATCCGCTGCCTTCGAGCTGGCCACCGCCACACTGCTCGAAGGACTGACCGGCGTGACCCTCGATACCAAAGCCAAGGCCCTTCTCTGCCAGAAAGCCGAACACAACTACGCCCACTGCCCATGTGGTATCATGGACCAGTTTGCCTCGGCATTTGGCAAGGAAGACCATCTCGTCCTCATCGACTGCCAGAATGGAGAACCTCATCTCGTCCCCTTTGAAAACCCGGACCTCACCGTGATTGTTGCGAACACTTGTGTGACGCACGAGCTCTCAGACGGCGGTTACGCCTCGCGCCGGAAGAATACCGAGGACGGTCTGAAAATCACCGGCAAGCCATCCTGGCGCGATGTTGTTCTTGATGACGTCGAAGCCGCGAAGGAAAAAATGGGCGATGTCATCTACCGCCGTTCACGTCACGTGGTCGGGGAAATCCAACGGGTCAAGGATGCCGTCATGGCTCTCGAGTCCAATGCCTTTGAAGCCCTCGGGGAATACATGTATGCCTCCCACGCCTCGCTGCGGGACGATTTCGAGGTCTCCTGCGAAGAACTCGACATCATGGTCGAGATCGCGCAATCCATCGGCAAAGACGGCGGGGTGATCGGCTCCCGTATGACCGGCGGCGGCTTCGGCGGCTCCACCGTCACTCTCTGCGATTCGTCACAGGCCGACACCATCGTCGCGGCCATGAACAAGCAATACACAGAGCGCACCGGCATTAAGCCCGAGATCTTCCTATCCCGGCCAAGCCAGGGCGCAAGGCTGCTGTTAGGAGAGTAGGACAGCTTTACAAGCTGTCGACAACCCAAGCACATATCCTGCCGACAGCTTGCAAAGCTGTCCTACCTTACCCCCTCAAACACCTTGTGGGAGAAGTATCTCTCCATCCGGTCAGGAAACACGGTAATGATCGTGGCATCTTCCGGTAAATCGACAGCCGCATCCATCGCGGCCGCGAGGTTAAGCCCGGATGACGGACCAACAGGAAATCCCATTTTCCAAAGCTGGTGGGTAAGCTCCATACAACGGCAGTCATCCACCGCTATTTCAACAAGATCAACGGCATCGGGTGTCTGACGCCAATCGGAAAACAGTTTCGAGCAGCCGTCGATCACACCGGGAACATCCTTCGAGAATCGTAACGAGCAGCATTCCACGTTGGAAACCATCGCTCCGTCAGCACACTGCGGAATCGCCGCCACGGGACGCGTCACACAGCCTGCGCTGGTAAAGCCCTGGTGCATACCCACCAGGGTCCCCCCCGTGCCAATACCCGAAACCACGGCATCGATATTCACATCGGGGAGCTGTGCCATGATTTCACGTGCAGTAAATAGCTGGTGGGCCTCGGCATTATCCTCGTTTTCAAACTGCCTGGCAGCAAACGCCCCCTCTGCCTCACAATAATCGGCCGCCGCCCTGATCACCTCGGGCATACCACCGCCCACCTTTCTCACTTCGGCACCATAGGCCTGGATCATCAGTGAGCGCTCATTGGTGGCGGTATCCGGGATGAATGCCAGAAACCTGAGCCCCATCTGCGCACAGGTCAACGCAAGGGCAATCGAGGTCGACCCCGACGAGGCCTCCACCACCAGGTCTCCCGGCCCCACTTTGCCTTGCCTCCAGGCCTTTTCCAAAATGTGGCGGGCAATACGGTCCTTGGTCGACCCCGATGGGTTCAAGTACTCCAGTTTACACCAGATTTCAGGTGCCCCTCCCATGAGGCAAACAGGGACAAGTGGTGTCGGTGGGATGCGGTGAAGGTAACGATGACGAGGCAGCTTTTTCATGGAGCCAAAATGGAGCAAGCAGTATGATTGAAAAGCTCAAAACACCCCCTTTGTGAAATTTGATATTTGGAGTTTGGTATTTGGAGATTGGAGTTTAAAAAAGGCCCATGCCCGCCGACTACCATACACACACCCCGCTCTGCCGACACGCGACAGGTGAACCCGGTGAGTATGTCCAGGCCGCCATCACGGCAGGCTTGTCGGAATTTGGCATCTCCTGCCACGCCCCGGCCCTGCCTGAACCCTTCGACGACTGGAGAATGCTGCATGGACAACTGCCTGAGTATCTCCAGTGGATCGACCGGGCTAAATCCGAGGCCGGGGAAAATATCCCCATCCGCGCCGGGCTGGAATGCGACTGGTTACCGGGCTGCGAAGCGTGGATTGAAACGCTGAAGGGTGAATACAACTGGGATTATCTGATAGGTTCCGTCCACTACTTATCCGGCTGGGACTTTGACAACC of the Akkermansiaceae bacterium genome contains:
- a CDS encoding DUF4981 domain-containing protein, with translation MKTQCSLLGTLITSMVMTTHAAPDWENEAVFRINKEAPHAVKMPFPTQEGALSKLRLESPFCQLLNGTWKFNLVGHPDQRPKEFYQPTFDVSAWTDIPVPSNWQLEGHGTPVYSNAEYPFKKNPPFVMGEPEGHFLTFPKENRNQVGSYRRDFTVSPDWKGRRTFIAFEGVESAFYIWVNGQKVGYSQDSRTTAEFDISQYLKDGSNTLAVEVYQHSDGSYFEDQDFWRLAGIFRDVYLWSANATADLRDIEIKTTFDPATDNGSIQLIPTFFENNGAKTELTLLDPSGKPMDIQEGDPFKVSPWSAESPTLYTALITVKDAKGAATSYYAHKVGFKNSVIKDGQLLINGKAVLIKGVNRHDHHPVTGHYIKEDSMREDIILMKRLNMNTVRASHYPNDPRFLELCDELGLYVIDEANLEAHGMGWGAHAKGSLARVPSWEPAHLDRMKNFVERDKNFPSIIAWSMGNESGDGPAFQKCYAWIKQRDPSRPVVYEQLGQRAHTDIFVPMYSTVENSIKYCRKESQKPLNQQRPLIQCEYSHAMGNSSGNLTDYWDDIRKERLLQGGCIWDWVDQGLLTKKHKRDICGPGTQLMGVLHAIQGLPAGGVIITDRPDLSPSDSLTLEAYVRGNKAAPTGSENNNRNESDGYPILTKGDTCYSLKVDNSGRNIEFFVYTTTWKSIKAPLPNNWQSRFQHIVGSYDGKQLKLYINGKLAKAKPATGKVSGNNFDLGIGLNAEKLSRRFDGSIAAVRLFNRALNPGQLDQAKAVVDLDFRKLAREPKTETFWAYGGDFGDQPNQRSFCLNGLVRPDRTFGPQCPEVHYVYQSIHVKAIDLTGDGLQFKLSNEYNFINLSNVNGEVVITKDGKQISQSALPILKVEAGQSVDLLLPRPKGLEAGHDYHITFNFHLKNDTPWAAAGHRLATDQFLIPGQTWAVKPAPQGKITLKNNQVSHGKYHLTFNGKNGSLNSLMFDGKEQLSSPLELNFWRVPINNDEGAKLHRKWSPWRNLADKARVTASRTDGNKVIFELSLPGNSKATLTYTIHDSIDIDLQLSLKKAESAEFLPRIGMSTSIPATQDRWTWFGRGPHENYIDRQRSAHVGLYSGKVKDLFNLYLDPQDASNRCDIRWSSFVAENGNGLKIETLGNHQLEVSAYPYSEKDLELARHPIDLSPQKNIAIHIDYGQTGVGGTTSWGQLPLAKYRLFSRGNYHYAFRLTPIVH
- the galK gene encoding galactokinase; its protein translation is MDLTHLTNEAKSGLKNTFNQDATVIAAAPGRVNLIGEHIDYCDGFVLPFALAQNIIIAAAPNGTSKARLASSLGGDIVEVDVSADILEAEPKWANYPRGVMQYFREESGCTLIGFDAFITSNVPSGGGLSSSAAFELATATLLEGLTGVTLDTKAKALLCQKAEHNYAHCPCGIMDQFASAFGKEDHLVLIDCQNGEPHLVPFENPDLTVIVANTCVTHELSDGGYASRRKNTEDGLKITGKPSWRDVVLDDVEAAKEKMGDVIYRRSRHVVGEIQRVKDAVMALESNAFEALGEYMYASHASLRDDFEVSCEELDIMVEIAQSIGKDGGVIGSRMTGGGFGGSTVTLCDSSQADTIVAAMNKQYTERTGIKPEIFLSRPSQGARLLLGE
- a CDS encoding cysteine synthase family protein, encoding MKKLPRHRYLHRIPPTPLVPVCLMGGAPEIWCKLEYLNPSGSTKDRIARHILEKAWRQGKVGPGDLVVEASSGSTSIALALTCAQMGLRFLAFIPDTATNERSLMIQAYGAEVRKVGGGMPEVIRAAADYCEAEGAFAARQFENEDNAEAHQLFTAREIMAQLPDVNIDAVVSGIGTGGTLVGMHQGFTSAGCVTRPVAAIPQCADGAMVSNVECCSLRFSKDVPGVIDGCSKLFSDWRQTPDAVDLVEIAVDDCRCMELTHQLWKMGFPVGPSSGLNLAAAMDAAVDLPEDATIITVFPDRMERYFSHKVFEGVR